A stretch of Oryza brachyantha chromosome 4, ObraRS2, whole genome shotgun sequence DNA encodes these proteins:
- the LOC102699561 gene encoding eukaryotic translation initiation factor 3 subunit H: MASPAAAGAPAAGVRSFLQAVSTVTEEAPSPLRVVQMEGLAVLKIIKHCEEFAPALVTGQLLGLDVGSVLEVTNCFPFPMREDDEEADADGANYQLEMMRCLREVNVDNNTVGWYQSCLLGSFQTVELIETFMNYQENIRRCVCIVYDPSRSNQGVLALKALKLTDSFMDLYRNNGLTGEKLREKKLSWVDIFEEIPIKVSNSALVSAFMTELEPESPVSQCDFDRLKLSTAPFMERNLEFLIGCMDDLSSEQNKFQYYYRNVSRQQSQQQAWLQKRRQENMARKAAGEEPLPEEDPSNPIFKPIPEPSRLEGYLVTNQISSYCNHINGVAGQNFNRLYLMKALQED; the protein is encoded by the exons ATGGCGAGCC cggcagcagcaggggcaccggcggcgggagtgAGGTCGTTCCTGCAGGCCGTGTCGACCGTCACCGAGGAGGCGCCGTCTCCGCTCCGCGTCGTGCAGATGGAGGGCCTg GCTGTCCTGAAGATCATTAAGCACTGCGAGGAGTTTGCACCCGCTTTGGTTACAGGGCAACTGCTTGGTTTGGATGTTGGCAGTGTTCTCGAAGTGACAAACTGTTTTCCTTTCCCG ATGAGAGAAGACGATGAAGAAGCGGATGCAGATGGTGCAAATTATCAGCTTGAGATGATGAGGTGTTTGAGGGAGGTTAACGTTGACAATAACACTGTTGGATG GTATCAATCTTGCTTGCTTGGGTCTTTTCAAACTGTGGAACTGATTGAAACATTCATGAACTATCAg GAGAATATCAGGAGGTGTGTGTGCATTGTTTATGATCCGTCTAGATCAAATCAAGGGGTGTTAGCTCTCAAGGCCTTGAAACTCACAGATTCATTCATGGATCTTTACCGTAACAATGGTTTAACTGGAGAGAA GttaagagagaagaaattgtCATGGGTTGATATCTTTGAGGAGATACCg ATTAAAGTTTCCAACTCTGCACTTGTCAGTGCCTTCATGACGGAGCTGGAACCTGAATCACCTGTTTCACAG TGTGATTTTGACCGCCTTAAATTGTCAACGGCTCCCTTTATGGAAAGGAACTTGGAATTTCTGATTGGGTGCATGGATGATCTTTCATCGGAACAGAACAAG TTCCAATATTACTATCGCAACGTCTCGAGGCAACAGTCACAGCAGCAGGCATGGCTTCAAAAGAGAAG GCAAGAGAACATGGCAAGAAAAGCTGCCGGAGAGGAGCCATTACCAGAAGAGGATCCATCTAATCCCATTTTCAAGCCAATCCCTGAGCCCTCACGTTTGGAGGGTTATCTTGTAACCAACCAGATCTCCAGCTACTGCAACCATATTAATGG GGTTGCTGGCCAGAACTTCAACAGGCTATACTTGATGAAGGCTTTGCAGGAAGATTAG
- the LOC102711696 gene encoding eukaryotic translation initiation factor 3 subunit H-like, producing the protein MASPAAAGAPAAGVRSFLQAVSTVTEEAPSPLRVVQMEGLAVLKIIKHCEEFAPALVTGQLLGLDVGSVLEVTNCFPFPMREDDEEADADGANYQLEMMRCLREVNVDNNTVGWYQSCLLGSFQTVELIETFMNYQENIRRCVCIVYDPSRSNQGVLALKALKLTDSFMDLYRNNGLTGEKLREKKLSWVDIFEEIPIKVSNSALVSAFMTELEPESPVSQCDFDRLKLSTAPFMERNLEFLIGCMDDLSSEQNKFQYYYRNVSRQQSQQQAWLQKRRQENMARKAAGEEPLPEEDPSNPIFKPIPEPSRLEGYLVTNQISSYCNHINGLWDWQAAEHCESNVASHDASRFVWDCLNQDDDDLLGLLGNQTPLRDCRGFFDIDDFTCKETLDIEESRESKRRRILEYPSESNRSEDGKHEISSPLTTSEASEISLLCTDEPQSFNWDSQNSSNNFDSLANGAFYQPSNSHMNNCSDESQVHFRLSSQESVTYTTDQGGMSGTTENDSVTESLVMQETRKLSTLKVSKGNSQVKVKQNLTTTIAYPFTLIKPSWEEGDVITLKDINQRIRAPPKKAPETLGTSAFSGKPVIGKTRIKTDGGRGSITILRTKG; encoded by the exons ATGGCGAGCC cggcagcagcaggggcaccggcggcgggagtgAGGTCGTTCCTGCAGGCCGTGTCGACCGTCACCGAGGAGGCGCCGTCTCCGCTCCGCGTCGTGCAGATGGAGGGCCTg GCTGTCCTGAAGATCATTAAGCACTGCGAGGAGTTTGCACCCGCTTTGGTTACAGGGCAACTGCTTGGTTTGGATGTTGGCAGTGTTCTCGAAGTGACAAACTGTTTTCCTTTCCCG ATGAGAGAAGACGATGAAGAAGCGGATGCAGATGGTGCAAATTATCAGCTTGAGATGATGAGGTGTTTGAGGGAGGTTAACGTTGACAATAACACTGTTGGATG GTATCAATCTTGCTTGCTTGGGTCTTTTCAAACTGTGGAACTGATTGAAACATTCATGAACTATCAg GAGAATATCAGGAGGTGTGTGTGCATTGTTTATGATCCGTCTAGATCAAATCAAGGGGTGTTAGCTCTCAAGGCCTTGAAACTCACAGATTCATTCATGGATCTTTACCGTAACAATGGTTTAACTGGAGAGAA GttaagagagaagaaattgtCATGGGTTGATATCTTTGAGGAGATACCg ATTAAAGTTTCCAACTCTGCACTTGTCAGTGCCTTCATGACGGAGCTGGAACCTGAATCACCTGTTTCACAG TGTGATTTTGACCGCCTTAAATTGTCAACGGCTCCCTTTATGGAAAGGAACTTGGAATTTCTGATTGGGTGCATGGATGATCTTTCATCGGAACAGAACAAG TTCCAATATTACTATCGCAACGTCTCGAGGCAACAGTCACAGCAGCAGGCATGGCTTCAAAAGAGAAG GCAAGAGAACATGGCAAGAAAAGCTGCCGGAGAGGAGCCATTACCAGAAGAGGATCCATCTAATCCCATTTTCAAGCCAATCCCTGAGCCCTCACGTTTGGAGGGTTATCTTGTAACCAACCAGATCTCCAGCTACTGCAACCATATTAATGG CCTGTGGGACTGGCAAGCCGCGGAGCATTGTGAAAGCAATGTTGCATCTCATG ACGCGTCTAGATTCGTGTGGGATTGCCTCAATCAAGATGATGATGACCTACTGGGGTTGCTGGGCAATCAAACTCCTCTAAGGGACTGCCGTGGCTTCTTTGATATTGATG ATTTCACCTGCAAGGAGACATTAGACATAGAGGAATCTCGGGAATCGAAGCGGCGGCGCATATTGGAGTACCCTTCTGAGTCTAATCGGTCAGAAGATGGTAAACATGAAATAAGTTCCCCCTTGACCACATCCGAG GCATCAGAGATATCATTGCTTTGCACTGATGAACCTCAGAGCTTCAATTGGGATTCACAGAACAGTTCAAATAATTTTG ATTCTTTGGCAAATGGAGCATTCTACCAGCCATCAAATAGTCATATGAATAATTGCTCTGATGAAAGTCAAGTGCATTTCAG GCTTTCTAGCCAGGAGAGCGTTACGTATACCACTGATCAAGGTGGGATGTCAG GAACAACTGAGAATGATTCAGTGACAGAGAGTCTTGTAATGCAGGAGACTAGGAAGCTTTCTACACTTAAAGTATCTAAAG GAAACTCACAGGTTAAGGTGAAGCAGAACTTAACTACAACTATAGCATACCCTTTTACCCTCATCAAACCATCTTGGGAGGAAGGAGATGTCATCACTCTGAAGGATATAAATCAGCGAATCCGTGCTCCTCCAAAGAAGGCTCCGGAAACACTGGGCACTTCAGCATTCTCTGGCAAGCCAGTCATTGGCAAGACAAGAATCAAAACTGACGGGGGCAGAGGCAGCATCACAATACTAAGAACAAAAGGTTGA